A region of Flavobacterium indicum GPTSA100-9 = DSM 17447 DNA encodes the following proteins:
- the gyrB gene encoding DNA topoisomerase (ATP-hydrolyzing) subunit B, whose amino-acid sequence MSDEVKKNNYSADSIQALEGMEHVRMRPSMYIGDTGVRGLHHLVYEVVDNSIDEALAGHCDTIFVAINEDNSITVEDNGRGIPVDIHKKEGVSALEVVMTKIGAGGKFDKDSYKVSGGLHGVGVSCVNALSDHLKATVHREGKIYEQEYERGKALYPVKQIGTTDKRGTIVTFKPDGTIFQQTLVYSYETLAARLRELSFLNKGITITLTDKRELDDKGNPVSETFHSQEGLKEFVKFLDGNRVPIIGHVISMENDKGEIPVEVALIYNESYTENIFSYVNNINTHEGGTHLQGFRMGLTRTLKKYADASGLLDKLKFEISGDDFREGLTAIISVKVAEPQFEGQTKTKLGNREVVSPVSQAVAEMLENYLEENPNDAKIIVQKVILAAQARHAAKKAREMVQRKTVMGGGGLPGKLSDCSEQDPAKCEIFLVEGDSAGGTAKQGRDRFFQAILPLRGKILNVEKAMQHKVFENEEIRNIFTALGVTVGTEEDSKALNLSKLRYHKVVIMCDADVDGSHISTLILTFFFRYMKELIEGGHVYIAQPPLYQVKKGNKKAYAWNDDQRDRISMEFGGGTNVQRYKGLGEMNAEQLWETTLNPEFRTLRQVTIDSLSEADRVFSMLMGDEVPPRRDFIEKNAAYAKIDA is encoded by the coding sequence ATGAGCGACGAAGTAAAAAAGAACAATTATTCGGCAGATAGTATTCAGGCGTTGGAAGGAATGGAGCACGTACGTATGCGTCCATCCATGTATATTGGAGATACTGGAGTAAGAGGTTTACATCACTTAGTATATGAAGTTGTAGATAACTCAATTGATGAGGCTCTAGCTGGACATTGTGATACTATTTTTGTAGCAATTAACGAAGATAATTCTATCACGGTTGAAGATAATGGTCGTGGTATTCCCGTAGATATTCACAAAAAAGAAGGTGTTTCTGCTTTAGAAGTTGTAATGACTAAAATTGGAGCAGGAGGTAAGTTTGATAAAGATTCTTATAAAGTTTCAGGAGGTCTTCACGGGGTGGGGGTTTCGTGTGTGAATGCTTTATCGGATCATTTGAAAGCTACTGTTCATAGAGAAGGTAAAATTTATGAGCAAGAATACGAAAGAGGAAAAGCATTATATCCGGTTAAACAAATAGGGACAACAGATAAAAGAGGTACAATTGTAACTTTTAAACCTGATGGAACTATTTTTCAACAAACACTAGTGTATTCTTATGAAACATTAGCTGCACGTTTACGTGAATTATCGTTCTTAAATAAAGGAATTACAATTACTTTAACGGATAAAAGAGAATTAGATGATAAAGGAAATCCTGTTTCTGAAACATTTCATTCTCAAGAAGGTTTGAAAGAATTTGTTAAGTTTTTAGATGGAAACCGTGTGCCAATCATTGGACATGTTATTTCAATGGAAAATGACAAAGGTGAAATTCCGGTTGAAGTAGCCTTGATTTACAACGAAAGTTACACAGAGAATATTTTCTCTTACGTAAATAACATTAATACGCATGAAGGAGGTACACATTTACAAGGATTCCGTATGGGATTAACCCGTACCTTGAAAAAATATGCTGATGCTTCTGGATTATTAGATAAATTAAAATTTGAAATTTCAGGAGACGATTTCCGTGAAGGTTTAACTGCAATTATTTCTGTAAAAGTAGCTGAACCTCAATTTGAAGGTCAAACTAAAACCAAATTAGGAAATAGAGAAGTAGTTTCTCCTGTATCTCAGGCGGTAGCTGAAATGCTTGAAAATTACTTGGAAGAAAATCCAAATGATGCCAAAATCATCGTTCAAAAAGTAATTTTAGCCGCTCAAGCACGTCATGCAGCTAAAAAAGCTCGTGAAATGGTACAACGTAAAACCGTTATGGGCGGTGGAGGACTACCAGGTAAATTGTCTGATTGTTCGGAACAAGATCCAGCAAAATGTGAAATTTTCCTAGTTGAGGGAGATTCAGCGGGTGGTACAGCTAAACAAGGTCGTGATCGTTTCTTCCAAGCTATTCTACCTTTAAGAGGTAAGATTTTGAATGTGGAAAAAGCCATGCAACACAAAGTGTTTGAAAATGAAGAAATTCGAAATATTTTCACCGCATTAGGAGTAACAGTGGGTACTGAAGAAGACAGCAAAGCTTTAAATTTATCTAAATTAAGATACCATAAAGTAGTAATCATGTGTGATGCCGATGTCGATGGTTCTCACATTTCTACACTTATTTTAACGTTCTTCTTCCGTTATATGAAAGAATTGATAGAAGGAGGACATGTTTATATTGCTCAGCCACCGTTATACCAAGTGAAAAAAGGGAACAAAAAAGCCTATGCTTGGAACGATGACCAACGCGATAGAATTTCAATGGAATTTGGTGGAGGTACTAATGTACAACGTTATAAAGGTCTTGGGGAAATGAATGCTGAACAATTATGGGAAACTACTTTGAATCCTGAATTTAGAACATTACGTCAAGTAACTATTGATAGTTTGTCTGAAGCGGATAGAGTGTTTTCTATGTTAATGGGTGATGAGGTACCACCTCGTAGAGACTTCATTGAGAAAAATGCGGCTTATGCCAAAATTGACGCTTAA
- the asnB gene encoding asparagine synthase B, protein MCGILAIIGKGKDEALVKQLSKRMSHRGPDESDIHVMEKGHILAHERLSIVDLHTGKQPIQGTSSAWMVHNGEIYNHKQLRATTLANHTFRTTSDSEVIVHLYEEFGYDFCNMLDGIFAFVVIDGDDFIAARDPLGVKPMYYGIDERGRTYFASEMKAIADQCATFSTFPPGHFYTEKTGFVKYYHPKWEDQSKAIEEVDYQTIRTTLTKAVEKRLMADVPFGVLLSGGLDSSLISSIACRLTESSGQKIHSFSIGLDETAPDLLAARKVAEFIGTDHHEVFFTVAQGIDILEKLIWHLETYDVTSVRASTPMYFLSKAITDRGIKMVLSGEGADEIFGGYLYFRNAPSAQEFQRETIDRVQKLFTADLLRADKSTMAHGLEARVPFLDKAFLEVAMNIKPEEKQPKTYDGIEKYILRKAFDTPERPYLPEEVLWRQKEQFSDGVGYNWIDTLIEYCTEQVSDEDFAKAELLYPYNTPVTKEAFFYRSIFHKFYPQQSAAQTVRKWIPKWQENLDPSGRANAAHVEADTSIALEKVRV, encoded by the coding sequence ATGTGCGGAATATTAGCCATTATAGGGAAAGGAAAAGATGAAGCGTTAGTAAAACAGTTGTCAAAGAGAATGAGTCACAGAGGGCCAGATGAAAGTGATATCCATGTTATGGAAAAAGGTCATATTTTAGCTCATGAGCGTTTATCAATTGTTGATTTACATACGGGAAAACAGCCTATTCAAGGTACTTCATCTGCTTGGATGGTGCATAATGGTGAAATATATAACCACAAACAATTAAGAGCTACTACATTGGCTAATCATACTTTTAGAACAACTTCTGATTCTGAAGTGATAGTACATTTGTATGAAGAGTTTGGTTACGATTTTTGTAATATGTTGGATGGAATTTTTGCTTTCGTTGTAATCGATGGAGATGATTTTATTGCAGCAAGAGACCCTCTTGGAGTGAAACCTATGTATTATGGAATTGATGAAAGAGGAAGAACCTATTTTGCTTCGGAAATGAAAGCAATTGCTGATCAATGTGCAACTTTTTCAACCTTTCCTCCAGGTCATTTTTATACTGAAAAAACGGGGTTTGTAAAATATTATCATCCAAAATGGGAAGACCAATCCAAAGCAATTGAAGAAGTTGATTATCAAACTATCCGAACAACTTTAACAAAAGCTGTAGAAAAAAGATTAATGGCAGATGTTCCTTTTGGAGTTTTATTATCAGGTGGCTTAGATTCTTCCTTAATTTCATCTATAGCTTGTAGATTAACCGAAAGTTCAGGACAAAAAATTCACTCTTTTTCAATTGGTTTAGATGAAACAGCTCCTGATTTATTAGCTGCGAGAAAAGTGGCTGAATTTATAGGAACTGATCATCATGAAGTGTTTTTCACTGTTGCGCAAGGCATTGATATTTTAGAAAAATTAATTTGGCATTTAGAAACTTACGATGTCACTTCTGTAAGAGCTAGTACACCAATGTACTTTTTGTCAAAAGCGATAACCGATAGAGGAATAAAAATGGTATTGTCTGGAGAAGGAGCTGACGAAATTTTTGGAGGTTATTTGTATTTTAGAAACGCTCCATCTGCGCAGGAATTTCAAAGAGAAACGATTGATAGAGTGCAAAAATTATTTACAGCCGATTTGTTGCGAGCAGATAAATCAACCATGGCGCATGGATTAGAGGCAAGAGTGCCATTTTTAGATAAAGCTTTTTTAGAAGTGGCTATGAATATAAAGCCCGAAGAAAAGCAACCTAAGACTTATGACGGAATTGAAAAATATATTTTAAGAAAAGCGTTTGATACTCCAGAAAGGCCTTATTTGCCAGAAGAAGTTTTATGGAGACAAAAAGAACAATTCTCAGATGGAGTAGGATACAATTGGATTGATACTTTAATAGAGTATTGCACTGAGCAGGTTTCAGATGAAGATTTTGCAAAAGCAGAATTGTTATACCCTTATAATACGCCTGTAACGAAAGAAGCCTTTTTTTATAGAAGTATATTTCATAAATTTTATCCACAACAAAGTGCCGCACAAACGGTAAGAAAGTGGATTCCAAAATGGCAAGAGAATCTAGATCCAAGTGGAAGAGCAAACGCTGCTCACGTGGAGGCAGATACCTCAATTGCCCTAGAGAAAGTACGAGTTTAG
- a CDS encoding GreA/GreB family elongation factor: MSIKNQIINHYQVLLQDKIDVYQDLIASLTEDAQNDAKSSAGDKHETTLSKLHIEQEKIALKLNEALTQKQVVTKIDLDQQTDRVVLGSLVKTNNLIVLIATALPKITIDNQSFFSISPQSPLGEQLLGQEIGHTFQMNQVHYEILEIL, encoded by the coding sequence ATGTCAATTAAAAATCAAATTATCAACCATTATCAAGTTTTACTTCAAGATAAAATTGATGTGTATCAAGATTTAATCGCTTCGTTAACCGAAGATGCACAAAACGATGCCAAATCATCCGCAGGAGATAAACACGAAACAACCTTGTCGAAATTGCATATTGAACAAGAAAAAATTGCACTAAAATTGAATGAAGCATTAACACAAAAACAGGTTGTAACCAAAATCGATTTAGATCAACAAACCGATAGAGTAGTGCTAGGAAGTTTAGTAAAAACAAACAATTTAATCGTTTTAATTGCAACAGCATTACCTAAAATTACAATTGATAATCAATCTTTTTTTTCAATTTCACCACAATCACCATTAGGAGAACAATTACTGGGACAAGAAATTGGACATACTTTTCAAATGAATCAGGTGCACTATGAAATTCTAGAAATTTTATAA
- a CDS encoding carboxypeptidase-like regulatory domain-containing protein gives MGKVTSIEGKALSGASVYLDGTTMGTSTNQEGEFSISSSTKFNTFLIIRLMGYQDVVIANPYEKTYWNIVLQVKENEIEQVVVSDDGFTRKQKMQLFKEQFLGINKEGRACKILNEDAIILEFDKKNNRLIAKSYEPISIQNDKLGYKIEFDLYDFYVQMNSRSIKSTDVLQSMFLGTSQFTDIAINQKQIQNREQVYFGSSMELFKTLIHNSWSVKSFVLYEGSFAVNANEFFTILNENGMFKVRVKGSSVIVKNAQDKIFRASFNLLYNKSRKSKIEFNTGEFFVDEFGNTSHRDQIIFGGDLGAQKVGNLLPLNFEPQKK, from the coding sequence ATGGGAAAAGTTACTTCAATAGAGGGTAAAGCTCTATCTGGAGCATCGGTGTATTTGGATGGAACTACTATGGGTACTTCAACGAATCAAGAAGGAGAATTTTCAATAAGTTCTTCAACTAAATTCAATACGTTTTTAATTATACGATTAATGGGGTACCAGGATGTAGTTATAGCTAATCCCTATGAAAAAACCTATTGGAATATAGTTCTACAAGTAAAAGAAAATGAAATTGAACAAGTTGTGGTCTCCGATGATGGATTTACCCGAAAACAAAAAATGCAATTGTTCAAAGAGCAATTTTTAGGAATAAATAAAGAAGGTAGAGCCTGTAAAATTCTCAATGAAGACGCCATTATTTTAGAATTTGATAAAAAGAATAATAGATTAATTGCCAAAAGTTATGAACCAATAAGTATTCAAAACGATAAATTAGGCTATAAAATTGAATTTGATTTGTATGATTTTTATGTTCAAATGAATTCAAGAAGTATCAAATCTACTGATGTTTTACAAAGTATGTTTTTAGGTACATCTCAATTTACCGATATTGCAATTAATCAAAAGCAAATTCAAAATAGAGAACAAGTATATTTTGGATCTTCTATGGAATTGTTTAAAACATTAATTCATAATTCATGGAGTGTAAAATCCTTTGTCCTTTATGAAGGAAGCTTTGCAGTTAATGCCAATGAATTTTTTACAATTTTAAATGAAAATGGAATGTTTAAAGTTCGTGTAAAAGGTTCTTCAGTGATTGTTAAAAATGCCCAAGATAAAATATTTAGAGCTTCTTTTAACTTATTATATAACAAAAGTAGGAAATCCAAAATAGAATTTAATACAGGAGAATTTTTTGTAGATGAATTTGGAAATACTTCTCACCGAGATCAAATTATTTTTGGGGGTGATTTAGGTGCACAAAAAGTAGGTAACTTATTGCCTTTAAATTTTGAACCTCAAAAGAAATAA
- a CDS encoding TonB-dependent receptor domain-containing protein, which translates to MKKVIFSIIAITAAQYGFSQKKDENIGSEVVNIVKPYTPTISDAFKVKETPASEEEVPEPKLPITYQIFSFPVASTFIPSKGKAADVDKEELEKGFSNYALLGIGNYGTVNAEVFVAHQLSRTDYVGGFLRHLSSQGGIKEVKLDDKFYNTGLDVTYGSRAKDVQWNVDLGVKNQIINWYGLPWENILFTDETIAKINAQQSYNTIGLGGRMEFKDGMFSNATMQFKRFSDKMGSGENRFFVKPELNFDVVNQKIKALFVVDYVGGTFDRNYFTAEEMKYSNIIFGTKPSFLYQQDDLSVHLGVGVFYSTYKFNNASDGKFYVYPNVKASYRLVGDLMIAYAGAEGGLVQNSYADFVDKNPFISPTLFVGPTSNAYDVYVGMKGKLANAVSFNVKGAYNSEIDRAFFMSNKFDSMNTNDKAYIYGNSYQVVYDDVTTISIFGEIKADFSKKASLALSGTYNNFNTKNIEKAWNLPQLKVESTLNVDFTEKWYGGVQLFFVGERSDRVTVQDVTTSTYMEKQVTLDSYFDLNANIGYKFNKRLTFFMRGNNLANQQYNRWANFPVQGIQVLGGASYKFDF; encoded by the coding sequence ATGAAGAAAGTAATTTTTAGTATCATCGCCATTACAGCCGCACAATATGGGTTTTCTCAAAAGAAAGATGAAAATATTGGTAGTGAAGTTGTAAATATTGTTAAGCCTTATACGCCAACTATTTCAGATGCTTTCAAAGTTAAAGAAACACCGGCTTCTGAAGAAGAAGTGCCAGAACCTAAATTGCCAATTACATATCAAATATTTTCTTTTCCAGTAGCTTCTACATTTATTCCATCTAAAGGGAAAGCTGCAGATGTAGATAAAGAAGAATTGGAAAAAGGTTTTAGCAATTATGCTTTATTAGGCATTGGAAATTATGGAACTGTAAATGCGGAAGTTTTCGTTGCGCATCAATTAAGTAGAACGGATTATGTAGGCGGATTTCTTAGACATTTATCTTCTCAAGGAGGTATTAAGGAAGTAAAATTAGATGATAAATTCTACAATACAGGTTTGGATGTAACCTATGGAAGTAGAGCTAAGGATGTACAATGGAATGTAGATTTAGGTGTGAAAAATCAAATTATTAATTGGTATGGATTGCCTTGGGAGAATATCTTATTCACAGACGAAACAATAGCGAAAATTAATGCACAGCAAAGCTATAACACTATTGGCTTGGGAGGACGCATGGAATTTAAAGACGGAATGTTTAGTAATGCTACAATGCAATTTAAGCGTTTTTCAGATAAAATGGGTTCTGGCGAAAATCGCTTTTTTGTAAAACCAGAATTAAATTTTGATGTTGTGAATCAAAAAATAAAAGCTCTATTTGTGGTTGATTATGTTGGTGGAACTTTTGATAGAAATTATTTTACTGCGGAGGAAATGAAATACAGTAACATCATCTTTGGAACTAAACCAAGTTTTTTATACCAACAAGATGATTTATCGGTGCATTTAGGAGTTGGAGTTTTTTATTCGACTTATAAGTTTAACAATGCTTCAGATGGAAAATTCTATGTGTATCCGAATGTAAAAGCTTCTTATCGCTTAGTGGGCGATTTAATGATTGCTTATGCTGGTGCTGAAGGAGGGCTAGTTCAAAATTCTTATGCTGATTTTGTAGATAAAAACCCTTTTATTTCTCCAACTTTATTTGTTGGACCTACAAGTAACGCCTATGATGTTTATGTAGGAATGAAAGGGAAATTAGCCAATGCAGTTTCATTTAATGTAAAAGGGGCTTATAATAGTGAAATTGATAGAGCTTTCTTCATGTCAAATAAATTTGATAGCATGAATACTAATGATAAAGCTTATATATATGGGAATTCTTATCAAGTAGTATATGATGATGTAACCACAATTTCAATTTTTGGAGAAATTAAAGCCGATTTTTCTAAAAAAGCATCGTTAGCTCTAAGCGGAACCTACAATAATTTCAATACGAAAAATATTGAAAAAGCATGGAATTTACCTCAATTGAAAGTTGAATCTACATTGAATGTTGATTTTACAGAAAAATGGTATGGAGGCGTACAATTATTCTTTGTAGGAGAGCGTTCCGATAGGGTAACTGTTCAAGATGTAACTACATCAACATATATGGAAAAACAAGTGACTTTAGATAGTTATTTTGATTTAAATGCGAATATTGGATACAAATTTAATAAACGTCTAACCTTTTTCATGAGAGGTAATAACTTAGCGAACCAACAGTATAACCGATGGGCTAATTTCCCTGTTCAAGGAATTCAAGTGTTAGGTGGCGCAAGTTATAAGTTTGATTTTTAA
- a CDS encoding tetratricopeptide repeat protein, whose product MKLVSKLSLLFVFSTPFITEAQQTDVYINDKQDYNKAIVLYKEKQFQAAQILFDKVKNNSSDEEINADCDFYIANCAIRTNQQGADALMESFIENHPTSTKQNEAYLGVAQYYFAQGNYTQSLKWYENIHEENLSAQEMDRVNFHRGYANFSTKNNAEAKKYLNKVSNSQEYGNQAKYYLGYLAYEGDNYQEANELFGQVSDQDKYKEKMGYFQADMNFKLGNFQKAIDLGEPQLKKSTALEKSELSKIIGESYFNLKKYDKALPYLLAYKGKNGKWTNTDFYQLGYTYYQQKDYENAISQFNKIIEGNDYISQNAYYHLAESYLKTDKKQQAFNAFKTASEMNFDTKIQEDAYLNYVKLSYEIGNPYQSTPEVIKAFMDKYPTNVNNAELKSLLINSYITSKNYSEALVLLEKNKTPENKAAYQKVTFYRGLEIYTDGKYQEAYALFKKSLTENKDAKITARATFWKGECEYSLDQFSEAVLTYKQFLALPAAASVPENKNVNYNLGYAYFKIKEYENAIPYYQAHINANKEDKNRLTDAYLRMADCNYISSKYWPAMDAYNKAIELKCVDADYAAFQKGMSYGFVNKNDRKIEDLSKFITTYSTSQYLDDALYELGSTYENTDQDTKAIETFDKLVNNHKNSSYVPKALLKEGIIYYNADKDQQALTKFKKLVADYPNSPESLEAVSNAKSIYVNSGKVDEYAAWVKTLSFVNVTDAELDEDMYVAAEKQYIANNAKQAISGFTNYLAQFPSGKYALKVHFYLAQLYFADKLEKNAIPHYEYVMNQSRNEFTEQALVRLSEIHLKEKNCEAAIPVLKRLETDAEYPQNVTFAQSNLMKCYYEKQDYPNSEIYSDKVLKNPKVEDKIKSDAQIIIARSAIKTNNEVKAKEAYAKLQKIAKGELAAEALYYDAYFKNKEGKFDASNKVVEKYAATYSGYKFFAAKSLIIMAKNYYGLKDGFQAVEILQSVIDNFSEFADVVAEAQTELDRIKTEEAKTNSSITK is encoded by the coding sequence ATGAAGTTAGTGTCTAAGCTTTCCTTACTTTTTGTTTTTTCTACGCCTTTTATCACTGAGGCACAACAAACTGATGTGTACATCAATGATAAACAAGATTATAATAAAGCCATTGTTTTATATAAAGAAAAGCAGTTTCAAGCTGCTCAAATATTGTTTGATAAAGTAAAAAATAATTCTTCTGATGAAGAAATTAATGCAGATTGTGATTTTTATATTGCTAATTGTGCAATTAGAACCAATCAACAAGGAGCCGATGCGTTAATGGAAAGTTTTATTGAAAATCATCCAACAAGTACCAAACAAAATGAAGCTTATTTAGGTGTTGCACAGTATTATTTTGCACAAGGAAATTATACGCAATCTCTAAAATGGTACGAGAATATTCATGAAGAAAATTTATCTGCCCAAGAAATGGATCGAGTAAATTTTCATAGAGGGTATGCAAATTTTTCAACTAAAAATAATGCTGAAGCAAAAAAGTACTTAAATAAAGTGTCTAATTCACAAGAATATGGCAACCAAGCGAAATATTATTTAGGATATTTGGCTTATGAAGGAGATAATTATCAGGAAGCCAATGAGTTGTTCGGACAAGTATCGGATCAAGATAAGTACAAGGAGAAAATGGGGTACTTTCAGGCTGATATGAACTTTAAATTAGGGAATTTTCAAAAAGCAATTGATTTAGGAGAGCCGCAATTAAAAAAATCAACCGCTTTAGAAAAAAGTGAATTATCAAAAATTATTGGTGAATCGTATTTTAATTTAAAAAAATACGATAAAGCCTTACCGTATTTGTTGGCTTACAAAGGAAAGAACGGAAAATGGACGAATACCGATTTTTATCAGTTAGGGTACACTTATTATCAACAAAAAGACTATGAAAACGCTATCAGTCAATTTAATAAAATAATTGAAGGGAACGATTACATTTCGCAAAATGCTTACTATCACTTAGCTGAAAGTTATTTAAAAACAGATAAAAAACAACAAGCGTTCAATGCGTTTAAAACTGCGTCTGAAATGAATTTTGATACAAAAATTCAAGAAGATGCCTATTTAAATTACGTAAAACTAAGTTATGAAATAGGGAATCCTTACCAATCTACTCCAGAAGTTATAAAAGCGTTTATGGATAAATACCCAACAAATGTAAATAATGCTGAACTTAAATCGTTATTGATTAATTCATACATCACTTCAAAAAATTATTCAGAAGCCTTAGTTTTGCTAGAGAAAAATAAAACACCTGAAAATAAAGCAGCTTATCAAAAGGTTACTTTTTATAGAGGTTTGGAAATTTATACAGACGGTAAATATCAAGAGGCTTATGCTTTATTTAAAAAATCGTTGACAGAAAATAAAGATGCTAAGATTACAGCTCGCGCTACTTTTTGGAAGGGCGAATGTGAATACAGTTTGGACCAGTTTTCTGAAGCGGTTTTAACATATAAACAGTTTTTAGCTTTACCTGCTGCTGCTAGTGTTCCAGAAAATAAAAATGTGAACTATAATTTAGGTTATGCTTACTTTAAAATTAAAGAGTATGAAAATGCCATACCTTATTATCAAGCGCACATTAATGCTAATAAAGAAGATAAAAATCGTTTAACAGATGCATATTTACGAATGGCAGATTGCAACTACATATCTTCTAAATATTGGCCAGCAATGGATGCCTACAACAAGGCAATCGAATTGAAATGTGTAGATGCTGATTATGCTGCCTTTCAGAAAGGAATGAGTTATGGTTTTGTAAATAAAAATGATAGAAAAATTGAAGATTTATCAAAATTTATTACTACCTATTCTACCTCTCAATACTTAGATGATGCTTTATATGAATTAGGTTCAACCTACGAAAATACAGATCAAGATACTAAAGCAATTGAGACCTTTGATAAATTGGTTAATAATCATAAAAATAGCTCTTATGTTCCTAAGGCATTGCTTAAAGAAGGTATAATTTATTATAATGCAGACAAAGACCAACAAGCGTTAACAAAATTTAAAAAGTTAGTAGCTGATTATCCAAATTCACCAGAGTCTTTAGAAGCAGTTTCTAATGCAAAGAGTATTTATGTAAATAGCGGAAAAGTAGATGAATATGCTGCATGGGTTAAAACGCTGTCTTTTGTAAATGTTACTGATGCGGAATTGGACGAAGATATGTACGTAGCTGCCGAAAAACAATATATTGCAAATAATGCCAAACAAGCTATTTCAGGTTTTACAAATTATTTGGCTCAATTTCCTAGTGGAAAATATGCATTAAAAGTTCATTTCTATTTAGCACAATTGTATTTTGCTGATAAACTAGAAAAAAATGCAATACCTCATTATGAATATGTAATGAATCAATCAAGAAATGAGTTTACAGAACAAGCTTTAGTGCGTTTGTCAGAAATTCATTTAAAGGAAAAGAATTGTGAAGCCGCTATTCCAGTGTTAAAACGTTTAGAAACGGATGCAGAATATCCACAAAATGTAACATTTGCGCAATCAAATTTGATGAAATGTTATTATGAAAAACAAGATTATCCTAATTCTGAAATTTATTCAGATAAAGTGTTGAAAAATCCAAAAGTGGAAGATAAAATAAAGAGCGATGCACAAATCATTATTGCACGTTCAGCTATAAAAACGAATAATGAAGTTAAAGCTAAGGAAGCTTATGCGAAATTACAAAAGATTGCAAAAGGCGAATTAGCAGCGGAGGCACTGTATTATGATGCTTATTTCAAAAATAAAGAAGGAAAATTTGATGCATCTAATAAGGTAGTTGAAAAATACGCAGCAACCTATTCTGGCTATAAGTTCTTCGCTGCCAAATCACTGATAATTATGGCTAAAAATTATTACGGTTTAAAAGACGGTTTCCAAGCCGTGGAAATTTTGCAAAGTGTAATTGATAACTTCTCTGAATTTGCAGATGTAGTTGCAGAAGCGCAAACGGAATTAGATCGTATAAAAACTGAGGAGGCAAAAACTAATTCTTCTATAACGAAATAA
- a CDS encoding cell division ATP-binding protein FtsE, with protein sequence MSQTILSLKDVSIYQENNLVLSDISLNVNKGDFIYFIGKTGSGKSSFLKVLYGDLPLKEGEGTIVDYDLTTLKEKDIPYLRRKLGVVFQDFKLLSDRSIKDNLLFVLKATGWTDKQEMEDQIQEVLNKVGMASFATKMPHQLSGGEQQRVAIARALLNDPELILADEPTGNLDPQTSVEIMEVLKKINANGKTIIMATHDYALLLKYPSKTLKFEEGKVFEVVQKTV encoded by the coding sequence ATGAGTCAAACGATTTTATCTTTAAAAGACGTTTCTATATACCAAGAAAACAATTTAGTATTATCAGACATAAGTTTAAATGTTAACAAAGGAGATTTCATTTATTTTATTGGAAAAACAGGATCTGGTAAAAGTAGTTTTTTAAAAGTTTTATATGGTGATTTACCCTTAAAAGAAGGCGAAGGCACTATAGTTGATTATGATTTAACAACTCTTAAAGAAAAAGACATTCCGTATTTAAGAAGAAAATTAGGTGTCGTTTTTCAAGACTTCAAATTACTTTCAGACAGATCTATAAAAGACAATTTATTATTTGTTTTGAAAGCAACAGGTTGGACAGACAAACAAGAAATGGAAGACCAAATTCAAGAAGTTTTGAATAAAGTTGGTATGGCTAGTTTTGCCACCAAAATGCCGCATCAACTTTCAGGTGGCGAGCAACAAAGAGTAGCAATTGCAAGGGCCTTGTTAAATGACCCTGAACTCATTTTAGCCGACGAACCTACAGGTAATTTAGATCCACAAACTAGTGTGGAAATTATGGAGGTATTAAAAAAAATAAATGCAAATGGGAAAACCATAATTATGGCTACACATGATTATGCATTGTTACTGAAATACCCTTCAAAAACTCTAAAATTTGAAGAAGGTAAAGTATTTGAAGTAGTTCAAAAAACAGTGTAA